From the genome of Tachysurus vachellii isolate PV-2020 chromosome 2, HZAU_Pvac_v1, whole genome shotgun sequence, one region includes:
- the LOC132863698 gene encoding cadherin-10 produces the protein MITNQLTLLLLLSILEWSSALLRPVPGFSTADRDGRTLHRSKRGWMWNSFFLLEEWTGSGKQYVGKLHSDMDTEDGSVIYVLTGDGAGTVFEIDENSGDIHATRRLDREEKSSYTLSAKAVNKTSGHVLERASEFVIKIHDINDNEPKFSKDTYVASVPEMSNVGAFVMRVTATDADDESYGNSAKLVYSILQGQPYFSVEPEMGVIRTALPNMIRENREHYQVVIQAKDMAGQMGGLSGTATVNITLLDVNNSPPRFPHSAYHLSTVESAEVGSSVGRIKANDADVGENAEMWYSILDGDGQDVFSVITDGTTQEGVIIIKKPLDYESKRMYSLRVQVMNTHLDRRFEHLGPFSDTATVRIAVTDVDEPPVFGRTHYIFEVDEDTLPGSPVGTVSARDPDAANHLVKYTIDRHTDLERLFNIDSNNGTISTLQALDRETSKWHNISVLATEISTSLQTRVPVFIKVRDVNDNAPEFAMYYETFVCENVKAGQLIQTISAVDTDEPLVAHKFVFSLSTVNPNFTIFDNEDNTARILTRRGSFNRHEMSSYLLPVVISDNDYPIQSSTSTLTVRVCACDSRGNVQSCSTEALLLAAGLSTGALIAILLCIIILLMIVVMFAALRRQRKKEPLIISKEDVRDNVVSYNDEGGGEEDTQAFDIGTLRNPEVIDTNKMRRDIIPEMLFPFRRVSPIKNNADVRDFINGRLQDNDLDPAAPPYDSLATYAYEGNGSLAESLSSLESTATEGDQDFDYLSQWGPPFKKLADMYIGKEIHRET, from the exons ctTCATTCTGATATGGACACTGAGGATGGTTCTGTGATATACGTCCTTACCGGGGATGGAGCAGGCACAGTCTTTGAGATTGATGAAAACTCTGGTGATATCCATGCCACCAGAAGATTAGACAGGGAGGAGAAGTCCTCATACACTCTCAGTGCTAAAGCAGTCAACAAAACATCTGGACATGTCCTGGAGAGGGCCTCGGAATTCGTCATCAAAATCCATGATATCAACGACAACGAGCCAAAGTTCAGTAAGGACACTTATGTGGCCAGTGTACCTGAGATGTCCAACGTTG gtgcATTCGTGATGAGAGTAACTGCTACCGATGCTGACGATGAATCGTATGGAAACAGTGCCAAGCTTGTGTACAGTATACTACAGGGACAGCCATACTTTTCTGTGGAACCTGAAATGG GTGTGATAAGGACAGCGCTGCCCAATATGATTCGAGAGAACAGGGAACACTACCAGGTGGTAATCCAGGCTAAGGACATGGCAGGACAGATGGGTGGACTTTCAGGGACTGCCACAGTCAATATCACACTGCTGGATGTCAACAACAGCCCTCCTCGCTTCCCACATA GTGCGTACCATCTCTCCACGGTCGAGTCAGCTGAAGTGGGATCTTCTGTTGGCCGGATAAAAGCAAACGATGCAGATGTGGGAGAGAATGCCGAAATGTGGTACAGCATTTTGGATGGTGATGGACAGGATGTATTCAGTGTCATCACAGATGGAACTACTCAGGAAGGAGTGATCATAATCAAGAAG CCACTAGATTATGAAAGCAAGAGGATGTACTCACTGCGTGTTCAggtcatgaacacacacctggatcgTAGATTTGAACATCTGGGTCCATTCAGTGACACAGCTACAGTCAGAATCGCAGTCACAGATGTGGATGAACCACCCGTTTTTGGTCGGACCCATTATATCTTTGAAGTGGATGAAGACACACTACCTGGAAGTCCTGTAGGAACTGTAAGTGCCCGTGACCCTGATGCTGCCAATCACCTTGTCAA ATACACCATCGATCGGCACACCGACCTAGAGAGGCTGTTTAATATTGACTCCAACAATGGCACCATCAGCACATTGCAAGCTCTGGACAGAGAGACATCCAAATGGCACAATATCTCCGTCCTGGCCACTGAAATCA GTACATCTCTACAGACTAGAGTCCCTGTGTTTATCAAAGTACGAGATGTAAACGATAATGCTCCCGAGTTTGCCATGTATTATGAGACCTTTGTTTGTGAAAATGTCAAAGCTGGACAG ctCATTCAGACCATAAGTGCTGTGGATACGGATGAGCCACTTGTCGCACATAAGTTTGTCTTCAGCCTGAGCACAGTCAACCCTAACTTTACCATTTTTGACAATGAAG ATAACACAGCACGGATATTGACACGCAGGGGCAGCTTCAACCGACACGAGATGAGCTCATACCTGTTGCCCGTGGTGATCTCAGACAATGACTACCCAATACAGAGCAGTACAAGCACTCTGACTGTGCGGGTGTGTGCCTGTGACAGCCGTGGGAACGTGCAGTCATGCAGCACTGAAGCCCTACTGCTTGCTGCAGGCCTGAGCACCGGGGCACTAATCGCTATCTTACTCTGTATCATCATACTACTCA TGATTGTGGTCATGTTTGCGGCACTGAGGCGGCAGAGGAAGAAAGAGCCTCTGATCATTTCCAAAGAGGACGTGAGGGACAATGTTGTGAGTTACAATGACGAGGGTGGAGGGGAGGAAGACACACAAGCCTTCGATATTGGCACTCTGAGGAACCCCGAAGTCATTGACACAAACAAGATGAGGCGTGACATCATCCCAGAAATGCTCTTCCCCTTCCGACGTGTCTCACCCATTAAGAACAACGCAGACGTGAGGGACTTTATTAACGGACGTCTTCAGGACAATGATTTGGACCCCGCGGCACCGCCATATGATTCACTGGCCACTTATGCCTATGAGGGCAATGGTTCGCTTGCAGAATCTCTCAGTTCACTTGAGTCTACAGCAACTGAAGGGGATCAGGATTTTGATTATCTTAGTCAGTGGGGGCCACCATTCAAAAAACTTGCAGATATGTATATAGGAAAAGAGATTCATAGAGAGACTTAA